Part of the uncultured Desulfobacter sp. genome, GCTTGGTCAGTGCCCGCAAATAATTAAACAGCTGGGACGATCTGTAGGTAAAGGTATGTTTGAGAATATTTTTAAACACCGATGCCTGGTCCAGCTTATCTTTGCGCATATGGATCAACAGTTGGACCTTACTGTGGAATCCGCTGGCGTAGCAGTCAACTTCCACGCCGGCATGGGCGCCATACGTCAAAATCTGATTGTGCTGGGTTGGGATGATCAACGCATCCCGTCTGTTGGGATAAAGGTGATTCAACCGTTCTGCGACGAGATCAATGGGAATAAATTCCGGATGCCAGTGTACTGCCAGAACATCAGATTGACGGGGATAGACGCTTTCGGGGTGGGTTATCCATTTTTTTTGTGTGGCATTTAACTCAGTGGTAATACAGATATTAAACCGTTGCCGCTCTTCTTTATCTATGTCCGGGTGAATTAATTTCAAAAAAGCACCTTGTTACACAATTGTTTCAATATGAATCCATCCCAATGCCCTCCAGGGTCCATGGACGCCATCCATTTTTTCATTCACGTGTAACACATTTTAAGGGAAAGGAAAATGTCGGCAGGCCCCGATCCACCTTTAAAATGCCCCGGCCTAACACTTCTAATGCAATTCTAACACACCCGTTTGAAAAATAAATTTTTCTCAAGCTGCTTTGGATGCGTCTTCAACAGGCACCACCAGATCTTGGACATTGAACAGGCAATCAAGTGTAAACAGGCTGTTGCACAATACCCTATCACATTTTGGGACCGCAATTGTCGATAAAGGTTTTGATGACCGGTAACAGCGCAGACAGGTCGTCATTCAAAGGATCGAGCACGGGCAGTTGCGTGGCAGCATTCAGTTCCTGTGCGTACCGAACCAGGGCCTCCCGGCTGCCGCCTTCACCGTTCAACGTCACAGCAATCACCTTTGCCCCGTACATTTCAACCAGTTTGACCTCATCTTCCACCGTGGGAAGGCGGCAGCCAAAGGCCTCCACCGTATCAAAAAATTTCCTGAACGGGGCATGCTGCAGGATCACCCCCTTTGCATTGCCGGATACGATCAATTCAGACCCGCAGGGGCCTAAAGGGTTACGAAGGGCGGACTGGCCCTCCAGAATCATGAGATCCGGGCTGGACGTTTGCGCACAGTCAACAATGGCCGCTTCAAGCTCGCCGCAGACAAAATCATTGGGTGTGGCATCCAGAATAAATCCGTAGGGGGAGCCCTGGAGCCACCCGGTCTGCCCGGTGAAAATCATTTCCGTTTTGATTTCGTTTGCCCGGCAGATCTCCACAAGCATCCGGCTGGTGGTTCGTTTGCCTAATGCGCAGTCCGTTCCCAGCACGGCAATTCTGGGGGTGGTGACCTCAAACACCTTTCCGGTCCAGTATTGAAGCTGGTCAAAGGGTTTGCTGCGTCTGAAGTCAATGATCTCAACATTGTATTTTTCAGCGGCCGCTCTGAATACAGGGATATCGGATAACGGCATATGCAGACCGTTGACGATGGAAATCCCCTGGGACATGACATCCAAGACAAGCGACTGCCAATCGTCATCCAGCCGTCCGCCGCACAAGGCGACTCCGATGACTGCATAATCCGGGGTGTTTCCAGTGGCGCCGGTGTATGCCTGCACACTGGGAAAAATAGAAATGCCCCTTGGAATTCCGTCCAGCACAACCCCGGCATCCTTGCCGGCATTGACCTCATCAATGATACCCATGATTTTGAATCGCTCGGTTCCCCGCACAAGGCCGTGGGCGGTTTTGGCATCATTGAGGTGGAACAGGCCCCGGGTCAGGACCACGGCGGTTCCCATATAAGTCTGTGAATGATTTTCTGTCTGGTTTTGATTCATGATATCTGATCTTTTTCAGGTTAATTGTTAAAGGATGCGGACACCTAAGCCCGGCCGGTCCGTCAGGCGCATCACACCATCTTCAATGACAAATCCTTGATCCACCATGTCCCTGGCAAGATCCAGGCTGCCGTCAAGATCCAGGTACCGGGTGGCAGGGCTTGCTAAGGCGGCATGCAGGGCGGCGGCAATGCTGACACGGCTTTCGTCCATGCATCCCCACATCAAACCGATGCCGCAGCGCCGGGCGATCTGGGCGATTTCCAGGCCCTGGGCAATGCCGCCGCACTTCATCAGCTTGATATTGAACAGTCCAAAGGGCTTTGGCGGATGAATCAGGTCGTAGGCGTTGACAGGTTTGTGAAGACTTTCGTCGGCCATGGAGAAATTTCGTTCATCTTCGGTCAGCGCTGCCATTTTTTCTGTCTGGTCCGCATGCAGGGGCTGCTCCACAAATTCCAAATTCGTGCCCTTCGTGCCTGCCAGAAACTTTTTGTATTGCTCCACATCGTATCCCTGGTTGGCATCCACCCGGATGCGGACATCTGCATTGACATGATCCCTAAGACGGCACACCCGTTCGATGTCCTGATCCACATCCATCCCGGTTTTGACCTTGAGAATTCTTAATCCCCGACCGGTGTATTCGTCCGCTTCGGCGAGCATCTCGCCAAGACTTTTGATGCCGATGGTGATGGACGTGGGCATACTGGTGTGCACCTGCCCCAGGATCTCCACCAGGGGACGGTTCAGGACGTTGCCCATAAGATCGTACAGGGCAATATCCATGGCCGCCATGGCTGCAGGCGTAGCCGCCATCTTTTTTTCCATGATTTTAAACAGAGAAAAAGCATCGGACAGAGCCACACCTTCAAAAAGGGCGCTGGCGTGTTCATTTAACGCCTGCTCACAGGCATCAATACTTTCACCGGTGACATCTTCGGCCGGGGACCCTGCCCCGATGCCCATAAGTCCCGTGTCCGTTTCAAGGTGAACAAACAGATTTTCCGCATGGGTGAACGTTTCATAGGCAATGGTGTAAGGCCTTGTCAGCTCCAGGTTTTCCCTGAAAATCGTTACTTTTTTTATTTTCATATGATTTCAACTGATATGTTTGTTATGGTTGCACTGGGACCATGTTAAAAATAATCCGTAGGGGCAGGTCCCTGTGCCTGCCCTGCCCCGGCAAGAAAT contains:
- a CDS encoding DUF1611 domain-containing protein; the protein is MNQNQTENHSQTYMGTAVVLTRGLFHLNDAKTAHGLVRGTERFKIMGIIDEVNAGKDAGVVLDGIPRGISIFPSVQAYTGATGNTPDYAVIGVALCGGRLDDDWQSLVLDVMSQGISIVNGLHMPLSDIPVFRAAAEKYNVEIIDFRRSKPFDQLQYWTGKVFEVTTPRIAVLGTDCALGKRTTSRMLVEICRANEIKTEMIFTGQTGWLQGSPYGFILDATPNDFVCGELEAAIVDCAQTSSPDLMILEGQSALRNPLGPCGSELIVSGNAKGVILQHAPFRKFFDTVEAFGCRLPTVEDEVKLVEMYGAKVIAVTLNGEGGSREALVRYAQELNAATQLPVLDPLNDDLSALLPVIKTFIDNCGPKM
- a CDS encoding dipeptide epimerase, encoding MKIKKVTIFRENLELTRPYTIAYETFTHAENLFVHLETDTGLMGIGAGSPAEDVTGESIDACEQALNEHASALFEGVALSDAFSLFKIMEKKMAATPAAMAAMDIALYDLMGNVLNRPLVEILGQVHTSMPTSITIGIKSLGEMLAEADEYTGRGLRILKVKTGMDVDQDIERVCRLRDHVNADVRIRVDANQGYDVEQYKKFLAGTKGTNLEFVEQPLHADQTEKMAALTEDERNFSMADESLHKPVNAYDLIHPPKPFGLFNIKLMKCGGIAQGLEIAQIARRCGIGLMWGCMDESRVSIAAALHAALASPATRYLDLDGSLDLARDMVDQGFVIEDGVMRLTDRPGLGVRIL